In Mytilus galloprovincialis chromosome 1, xbMytGall1.hap1.1, whole genome shotgun sequence, the following are encoded in one genomic region:
- the LOC143083154 gene encoding receptor-type tyrosine-protein phosphatase epsilon-like, giving the protein MDYLHMMRKDRMNMIKTHEQYETVFEALLELFTVPKMSIPRTDFFQYNYDIENMTCSLKEKLCEEFKTLETLRPSYPASKFTAANLSKNMLKNSVRNILPHDDFRPYLISYGSTRNDYINAVIIPGYKEDSSFFVTQWPIKDTIVDFWTMIYDHNSRIIVLLDPILERVQLWLERKKMMEFNDLCVIKENGSSLEELKITLNHKTKQDRRVINVLTTKEWQEGTLPSSNMMLSLLKRVGNCRDSQKCPITVVCRDGCSKSGLFVALCLILDKLELDDELDVFQAVRHVQSRRPEFMTNGDQYDYCYKCIKDLLKEQSMDENTSHI; this is encoded by the exons ATGGATTATCTTCATATGATGCGGAAGGATAGAATGAATATGATAAAAACCCAT GAACAATATGAAACAGTATTTGAAGCCCTGCTCGAACTTTTTACAGTACCAAAAATGTCAATACCAAGGACAGATTTCTTTCAATATAACTATGATATTGAAAATATGACGTGTTCACTTAAAGAGAAATTGTGCGAGGAGTTTAAG ACACTAGAAACGTTGCGGCCATCGTATCCTGCCTCAAAATTTACAGctgcaaatttatcaaaaaatatgtTAAAGAATTCAGTAAGAAATATTCTTCCAC ATGACGATTTTAGACCATATCTAATTTCATACGGTAGTACAAGAAATGATTACATAAACGCAGTGATAATACCT GGTTATAAAGAAGACAGCTCATTTTTTGTAACACAATGGCCTATAAAAGATACTATTGTGGATTTTTGGACAATGATATATGACCACAATTCCAGAATCATTGTGTTGTTGGACCCAATTTTAGAA AGAGTTCAGTTGTggttagaaagaaagaaaatgatGGAGTTTAATGACTTATGCGTAATCAAAGAAAACGGATCTAGTTTGGAAGAACTGAAGATAACATTGAATCATAAG ACAAAACAAGATAGAAGAGTAATAAATGTATTAACGACAAAAGAATGGCAAGAGGGTACACTTCCCTCATCAAACATGATGTTAAGCCTTCTGAAAAGAGTTGGTAACTGTCGGGACTCACAGAAATGTCCAATTACGGTGGTATGCag AGATGGTTGCAGCAAAAGTGGATTGTTTGTTGCACTTTGTCTTATTTTGGATAAATTAGAATTAGATGACGAACTCGATGTCTTTCAAGCAGTAAGGCATGTTCAAAGTAGACGTCCAGAATTCATGACTAACGGT GATCAGTATGACTATTGCTACAAGTGTATCAAAGATCTACTCAAAGAACAATCCATGGATGAAAATACGTCCCATATATGA